A genomic stretch from Mesoplodon densirostris isolate mMesDen1 chromosome 3, mMesDen1 primary haplotype, whole genome shotgun sequence includes:
- the BSG gene encoding basigin, protein MAAVRLVVLGLVLVSAQGGFVAGSTIWTSVDDDGSRTRLTCALNHSTTEIVGHRWVKGGKVLKEDALPGLRMEYDVDSDDRSGQYSCIFLPEHAGRTDLQVKGPPSVKAVKKSEHATEGETVVLACKSDSFPPVTDWMWSKMTDSGDQAIANSSQNKFFVVSSETRTELHIPDLDLSSDPGKYVCNGTSSEGAGQAVITLRVRNRFAALWPFLGIVAEVLVLVTVIFIYEKRRKPDEVLDDEDAGSAPLKSSGHHVNDKDKNVRQRNSS, encoded by the exons GGAGCACGATCTGGACTTCCGTAGATGATGATGGCTCCAGAACCCGCCTCACATGCGCCTTGAATCACAGCACCACAGAGATCGTGGGCCACCGCTGGGTGAAGGGGGGCAAGGTGCTGAAGGAGGACGCGCTGCCTGGCCTGAGGATGGAGTACGA CGTGGACTCGGACGACCGCTCGGGCCAGTACTCCTGCATCTTCCTTCCAGAGCATGCGGGCCGCACCGACCTGCAAGTGAAGG GGCCCCCCAGCGTCAAGGCGGTGAAGAAGTCGGAGCACGCCACCGAGGGGGAGACTGTGGTGCTGGCCTGCAAGTCGGACTCCTTCCCGCCCGTCACCGACTGGATGTGGTCCAAGATGACCGACTCTGGGGACCAGGCCATTGCTAACAGCTCCCAGAACAAGTTCTTCGTGGTCTCCTCGGAGACCAGGACAGAGCTGCATATCCCAGACCTGGACCTGAGCTCAGACCCCGGCAAGTATGTCTGCAACGGCACCAGCTCAGAGGGCGCTGGCCAGGCAGTCATCACGCTGCGCGTGCGCAACCGCTTTGCTGCCCTCTGGCCCTTCCTGGGCATCGTGGCCGAGGTGCTTGTGCTGGTCACCGTCATCTTCATCTATGAGAAGCGGCGGAAGCCGGACGAGGTCCTAGATG ATGAGGACGCCGGCTCTGCTCCGCT GAAGAGCAGCGGGCACCACGTGAACGACAAAGACAAGAACGTTCGCCAGAGGAACTCCAGCTGa